One window of Novosphingobium sp. P6W genomic DNA carries:
- the egtD gene encoding L-histidine N(alpha)-methyltransferase, whose amino-acid sequence MLFTPTRPEDDTRSDAPAIDPAFRADVLRGLGQADKAIPARWFYDMRGSQLFEAITQVSEYYPTRTETALLHDHAPAVAQTLGADATVVEFGSGSSIKTRILLKSMPRATYVPIDICGEFLDEACADLAALFPQLRIVPVEANFMNPVHLPVQRDGQAMLGFFPGSTIGNMTAAAAIDLLRSMRQTLGPKAHLLIGIDRVKDPQRLIAAYDDAQGVTALFNLNLLQRINRELGGTIPISEFRHVARWNENASRIEMHLEALRALRFEVAGQSFHMDGGETIHTENCHKYRPSEMRLLLAASGWNQLEHWTDPQEDFSLVLAGAESDRQTP is encoded by the coding sequence ATGCTGTTCACGCCGACGCGCCCCGAAGACGATACCCGCAGCGATGCGCCCGCCATCGACCCGGCGTTCCGCGCCGACGTGCTGCGAGGGCTGGGTCAGGCGGACAAGGCGATCCCCGCACGCTGGTTCTACGACATGCGCGGATCGCAGCTGTTCGAGGCGATCACGCAGGTTTCCGAATATTACCCCACCCGCACCGAGACAGCCCTGCTCCACGACCACGCCCCGGCCGTGGCGCAAACGTTGGGTGCGGACGCTACGGTGGTCGAGTTCGGATCGGGCAGTTCGATCAAGACCCGCATCCTGCTGAAATCCATGCCCCGCGCCACGTATGTGCCGATCGACATCTGCGGCGAGTTTCTCGACGAAGCCTGCGCGGACCTTGCGGCGCTATTCCCGCAGTTGCGGATCGTGCCGGTGGAGGCGAACTTCATGAACCCGGTGCACTTGCCGGTGCAGCGTGACGGGCAGGCGATGCTGGGCTTCTTCCCCGGATCGACCATCGGCAACATGACGGCAGCAGCGGCGATCGACCTGCTGCGCTCGATGCGCCAGACGCTGGGACCGAAAGCGCACCTGCTGATCGGCATCGACCGGGTGAAGGACCCCCAGCGCCTGATCGCCGCTTATGACGATGCGCAGGGGGTGACAGCGCTGTTCAACCTCAATCTGCTCCAGCGCATCAACCGCGAGCTTGGCGGAACCATCCCGATAAGCGAATTTCGCCATGTCGCCCGCTGGAACGAGAATGCGAGCAGGATCGAGATGCATCTCGAAGCCCTCCGCGCCCTTCGCTTCGAGGTTGCCGGCCAGTCCTTCCACATGGACGGCGGCGAGACCATCCACACCGAGAACTGCCACAAGTACCGCCCTAGCGAGATGCGCCTGCTGCTGGCCGCCAGTGGCTGGAACCAGCTGGAACACTGGACCGATCCGCAGGAGGATTTCTCGCTGGTACTGGCCGGGGCCGAAAGCGACCGGCAGACGCCCTGA
- a CDS encoding amidohydrolase: MTDTIIINAKITTLDRENPQAEAVAIRDGKFLAVGSEQEVRAAAPEATVIDAKGHRLIPGLIDSHMHIIRGGLNFNMELRWDGVTSLSEAMAMLKAQVDKTPAPQWVRVVGGFTEHQFAEKRLPTIAELNAVAPDTPVFILHLYDRALLNAAALRVVGYTKDTPNPPGGEIVRDAQGNPTGLLLAQPNATILYSTLAKGPKLPPEYQINSTRHFMREVNALGVTGVIDAGGGFQNYPDDYEIIEKLHADDQLTVRISYNLFTQKPKEELADFQGWVKQVKPGQGDDTYRHNGAGEMLVYSAADFEDFRVERPDMAPSMEGDLEPVIRLLAEHRWPWRLHATYDETIGRALDVYEKVNRDIPLTGINWFFDHAETISDRNIDRIAALGGGIAVQHRMAYQGEDFVQRYGAKAAERTPPIAKMLAAGIPVGGGTDATRVASYNPWVSLSWLVSGRTVGGLRLYPNANRVSREKALAMWTHENTWFSSEVGKKGQIKAGQLADLALLSDDFFAVPEHEIVHIRAILTILGGKVVHGDGDFRPLAPELPRPMPDWSPVATFGGYYQTPEAKEKLASACGCASSCGVHGHDHAAALGANVPAADVQTFWGSLGCGCWAV; encoded by the coding sequence ATGACCGACACGATCATCATCAACGCCAAGATCACCACGCTGGACCGCGAGAACCCGCAGGCTGAGGCCGTGGCGATCCGGGACGGCAAGTTTCTGGCCGTCGGCAGCGAACAGGAAGTTCGCGCGGCAGCCCCTGAAGCCACCGTGATCGACGCCAAGGGCCACCGCCTGATCCCCGGCCTGATCGACAGCCACATGCACATCATTCGCGGCGGCCTGAACTTCAACATGGAGCTGCGCTGGGACGGCGTGACCAGCCTGTCCGAAGCGATGGCGATGCTGAAGGCCCAGGTCGACAAGACCCCCGCCCCGCAGTGGGTGCGCGTGGTCGGCGGCTTTACCGAACACCAGTTCGCCGAAAAGCGCCTGCCCACCATCGCCGAGCTGAACGCGGTAGCGCCCGATACCCCGGTGTTCATCCTGCACCTCTACGACCGCGCGCTGCTCAATGCCGCGGCGCTGCGGGTGGTGGGCTATACCAAGGACACGCCCAACCCGCCCGGCGGTGAAATCGTGCGCGATGCACAGGGCAACCCCACCGGCCTGCTGCTGGCCCAGCCCAACGCGACGATCCTCTATTCGACGCTGGCCAAGGGGCCGAAGCTGCCGCCGGAATACCAGATCAATTCGACCCGCCACTTCATGCGCGAAGTCAACGCGCTGGGCGTCACCGGCGTGATCGATGCGGGCGGCGGCTTCCAGAACTACCCCGACGACTACGAGATCATCGAGAAGCTGCACGCCGACGATCAGCTGACGGTGCGCATCAGCTACAACCTGTTCACCCAGAAGCCGAAGGAAGAATTGGCCGACTTCCAGGGCTGGGTGAAGCAGGTAAAGCCCGGCCAGGGCGACGATACCTACCGCCACAACGGCGCGGGCGAGATGCTGGTCTATTCCGCCGCCGACTTCGAGGACTTCCGCGTGGAGCGCCCCGACATGGCGCCCAGCATGGAAGGCGATCTCGAACCCGTCATCCGTCTGCTGGCAGAGCACCGCTGGCCCTGGCGCCTGCACGCCACGTATGACGAGACGATCGGCCGCGCGCTCGACGTGTATGAGAAGGTCAACCGCGACATCCCGCTTACGGGCATCAACTGGTTCTTCGACCATGCCGAGACGATCAGCGACCGCAACATAGACCGCATCGCGGCTCTTGGCGGCGGCATCGCCGTGCAGCACCGCATGGCCTATCAGGGCGAGGACTTCGTGCAGCGCTACGGCGCCAAGGCGGCAGAGCGCACCCCGCCGATCGCCAAGATGCTGGCCGCCGGCATCCCGGTGGGCGGCGGCACCGATGCCACCCGCGTTGCCAGCTACAACCCTTGGGTCTCGCTGTCGTGGCTGGTGAGCGGACGCACCGTGGGCGGCCTGCGCCTGTACCCAAATGCCAACCGCGTCAGCCGTGAAAAGGCGCTGGCGATGTGGACGCATGAGAACACCTGGTTCTCCAGCGAAGTGGGCAAGAAGGGGCAGATCAAGGCTGGCCAGCTGGCCGACCTCGCGCTGCTCTCGGACGACTTCTTTGCCGTGCCCGAGCACGAGATCGTCCATATCCGCGCGATCCTGACGATCCTGGGCGGCAAGGTGGTCCACGGTGATGGCGACTTCCGCCCGCTCGCTCCGGAGTTGCCGCGTCCGATGCCGGACTGGTCGCCGGTCGCCACCTTCGGCGGCTATTACCAGACGCCCGAAGCGAAGGAAAAGCTGGCCTCTGCCTGCGGCTGCGCCAGCAGCTGCGGCGTCCATGGCCACGACCACGCGGCCGCGCTGGGCGCCAATGTGCCGGCAGCGGATGTCCAGACCTTCTGGGGATCGCTGGGCTGCGGCTGCTGGGCGGTTTGA
- a CDS encoding alpha/beta fold hydrolase, with protein MAYVTTTDGVEIFYKDWGPKDAQPIVFHHGWPLSSDDWDAQMLFFLAKGYRVVAHDRRGHGRSAQVSEGHDMDHYAADAAAVMEHLDLRNAVHIGHSTGGGEVARYVAQYGIPQGRVAKAVLVSSVPPIMLQTERYPGGLPIAVFDGLRAALAANRAQFFHDLAAGAFYGFNREGATVIPAVIDNWWRQGMMGSAKAHYDGIKAFSETDQTDDLKAITVPVLVLQGDDDQVVPYKNAAELQAEILPDATLKIYPGLSHGMLTVDAEVINPDLLAFVQA; from the coding sequence ATGGCTTATGTAACCACCACCGACGGCGTTGAAATCTTCTACAAGGACTGGGGCCCGAAGGACGCCCAGCCGATCGTCTTCCATCACGGCTGGCCGCTGTCGTCGGACGACTGGGATGCGCAGATGCTGTTCTTCCTTGCGAAGGGCTACCGCGTCGTCGCGCATGATCGCCGGGGCCACGGCCGTTCGGCGCAGGTGAGCGAGGGCCATGACATGGACCACTACGCCGCCGATGCCGCCGCCGTGATGGAGCACCTCGACCTCAGGAACGCCGTCCACATCGGTCACTCGACCGGCGGCGGCGAAGTTGCCCGCTACGTCGCGCAGTACGGCATTCCGCAGGGCCGCGTCGCCAAGGCGGTACTGGTCAGCTCCGTCCCGCCGATCATGCTCCAGACCGAGCGCTACCCCGGCGGCCTGCCGATCGCGGTGTTCGACGGCCTTCGCGCCGCCCTTGCCGCCAACCGCGCGCAGTTCTTCCACGACCTCGCCGCCGGCGCCTTCTACGGCTTCAACCGCGAGGGTGCGACGGTCATCCCCGCCGTGATCGACAATTGGTGGCGCCAGGGCATGATGGGCAGCGCAAAGGCCCATTACGACGGCATCAAGGCCTTCTCCGAAACCGACCAGACCGATGACCTGAAAGCGATCACCGTCCCCGTGCTCGTCCTCCAGGGCGATGACGACCAGGTCGTGCCGTACAAGAACGCCGCCGAGTTGCAGGCCGAGATCCTGCCCGACGCCACTCTCAAGATCTACCCCGGATTGTCGCACGGGATGCTGACCGTGGACGCCGAAGTCATCAACCCGGACCTGCTCGCCTTCGTGCAGGCCTGA
- a CDS encoding integrase arm-type DNA-binding domain-containing protein, which produces MALTEMQIRHLQPAEKAYRCSDGRGLYLEIHPAGSKLWRFKYRFAGKQKRLALGRYPDVGLAGARRKLDEARRLLEAGEDPLALRKQKKLIASFHAANTFEDIAKEFIERMVAEERAEATIVKANWLLSRLKPIAKRPVADIKPLEIMAVLKGIEAQGKRETAHRCRSFASRIFRYAVATGRGESDPTFILRGALIAPKVKHHAALLEPAQVGQLLRDIDKYSGNALTRLAMQIAPHVMTRPGELRKADWSEFNLEHSVWTVPAERMKMRLPHRVPLSRQVIGYLRELQSLTGATGNVFPAFHTSRRTMSENTVNNAFRRMGYGPNEVTAHGLRTTASTLLNESGRWSPDAIERSLAHMDTNAIRGIYNRGLYWGERTAMHQWWSDYLDQLREGVEVEPLTGHAYGLRRP; this is translated from the coding sequence ATGGCGCTTACGGAAATGCAGATCCGCCACCTCCAGCCTGCGGAGAAGGCCTACCGATGCAGCGATGGCCGCGGGCTCTATCTTGAGATCCACCCCGCAGGGTCGAAGCTCTGGCGCTTCAAGTACCGGTTCGCAGGAAAGCAGAAGCGTCTCGCGCTGGGGCGTTACCCGGACGTCGGCCTTGCCGGTGCAAGGCGCAAGCTTGACGAGGCGAGAAGGCTTCTGGAGGCCGGGGAGGATCCGCTTGCGCTGCGCAAGCAGAAGAAGCTTATCGCCTCTTTCCATGCGGCTAACACTTTCGAGGACATTGCCAAGGAGTTCATCGAGCGAATGGTGGCTGAAGAGCGGGCCGAAGCGACCATCGTCAAGGCGAACTGGCTCCTCAGTCGGCTGAAACCGATAGCAAAGCGGCCCGTCGCCGATATCAAACCGCTCGAGATCATGGCCGTTCTCAAGGGGATCGAAGCGCAGGGCAAGCGGGAGACGGCCCACCGCTGCCGGTCATTTGCAAGCCGCATCTTTCGATACGCCGTGGCTACCGGCCGCGGAGAGAGTGACCCGACGTTTATTCTTCGCGGCGCCTTGATAGCCCCAAAAGTAAAGCATCACGCGGCGCTGCTCGAGCCGGCACAGGTCGGTCAGTTGCTTCGGGATATTGATAAATACTCAGGCAACGCGTTGACCCGGCTTGCCATGCAGATCGCACCACACGTGATGACGCGGCCCGGTGAGCTGCGAAAAGCGGACTGGTCGGAGTTCAATCTCGAGCACTCAGTGTGGACGGTTCCTGCGGAACGAATGAAAATGCGACTTCCACACCGGGTGCCGCTTTCGCGCCAAGTGATAGGCTATCTGCGTGAATTGCAGAGTTTGACGGGAGCGACCGGAAACGTATTCCCGGCGTTTCATACATCGCGCCGGACAATGAGCGAGAACACCGTCAACAATGCATTTCGCCGCATGGGCTATGGCCCGAACGAAGTCACCGCGCATGGCCTCCGAACTACCGCCTCGACATTGCTCAACGAAAGCGGGCGGTGGAGCCCGGATGCGATCGAGCGCTCGCTTGCCCATATGGACACCAATGCGATCCGGGGAATCTACAATCGCGGGCTCTACTGGGGCGAGCGCACCGCCATGCATCAATGGTGGAGTGACTATCTTGATCAGCTTCGCGAAGGGGTTGAAGTCGAGCCGTTGACGGGGCACGCATATGGCTTGCGTCGCCCATAA
- a CDS encoding PRC-barrel domain-containing protein produces MTEVSAATPTLVEADTSGLKVRSRDGDNLGHIKAFMVDKRSGQSTFAVLSLGGFLGFNKSFYPVPFDVLAYDAAGDDYIVTIDRRVLEGGPSWANNAPEFNQAYADRVSSYYGTAPTQIG; encoded by the coding sequence ATGACAGAAGTATCAGCAGCAACGCCGACCCTCGTCGAAGCGGATACTTCAGGGCTGAAGGTGCGTTCGCGCGACGGCGATAACCTTGGTCACATCAAGGCGTTCATGGTCGACAAGCGTTCAGGGCAATCGACGTTCGCGGTTCTGAGCCTGGGAGGCTTCCTGGGGTTCAACAAGAGCTTCTACCCCGTACCCTTCGACGTGCTGGCCTATGATGCAGCCGGGGACGATTACATTGTCACGATCGACCGCCGAGTGCTTGAAGGCGGCCCCAGTTGGGCAAACAACGCTCCCGAGTTCAATCAAGCCTACGCGGATCGTGTATCGAGCTATTACGGTACTGCGCCGACGCAGATCGGCTGA
- a CDS encoding YoaK family protein yields the protein MTATPSATLPRLLLLLSATTGLVDAASVLGLGKVFTANMTGNVVFLGFAAAGTPGFKVIPAVLALLSFMVGAWGAGHLARSHVKRPLRRWLLWAALVEGGLLWIAALIALKIDVASQAPELAVLTVIALTGFAMGLRNATVRQLKVPDLTTTVLTLTITGIAADRADGKSPNLVRRFGAVLSIFAGAAIGALLLRYGGLPLPLALAGTVVLGATLIFNRDPASALPHRP from the coding sequence ATGACCGCCACACCATCCGCCACGCTGCCCCGCCTCCTGCTGCTGCTGTCCGCCACCACCGGCCTCGTCGATGCCGCTTCGGTGTTGGGGCTGGGCAAGGTCTTCACCGCCAACATGACCGGAAACGTCGTATTCCTGGGCTTTGCCGCCGCCGGGACGCCGGGTTTCAAGGTGATCCCCGCCGTTCTTGCGCTGCTGTCGTTCATGGTGGGCGCCTGGGGCGCGGGGCACCTTGCCCGCAGCCATGTCAAGCGTCCGCTGCGCCGCTGGCTGCTTTGGGCCGCGCTGGTCGAAGGCGGGCTGCTGTGGATTGCCGCCCTGATCGCGCTGAAGATCGACGTCGCCTCGCAAGCCCCGGAACTGGCGGTCCTCACCGTGATCGCGCTGACCGGCTTCGCGATGGGACTGCGTAATGCGACCGTACGCCAGCTCAAGGTGCCCGACCTGACGACCACTGTGCTGACCCTGACCATCACCGGCATCGCCGCCGACCGCGCCGACGGAAAATCTCCCAACCTTGTCCGCCGCTTCGGCGCGGTGCTGTCGATCTTCGCCGGAGCGGCCATCGGCGCGCTGCTGCTGCGCTACGGCGGGCTGCCCCTGCCGCTGGCGCTGGCCGGTACCGTGGTTCTGGGCGCAACCCTGATCTTCAACCGCGACCCTGCTTCGGCCTTGCCGCACCGCCCGTAA
- the egtB gene encoding ergothioneine biosynthesis protein EgtB: MRDQSEAVAGSRAQGAILERFRRTRDLSRDLADGLNEADMTVQSMPDASPAKWHLAHTTWFFETFLLRDQVPGYRLFDERWPFLFNSYYEAEGARMARPERGLLTRPTVAEMLAYRDHVDEAMSAALPRLMERHGELVELGIQHEQQHQELLLTDIKHLFSRNPLGPAAYAAAGDGAAGTDVPLRWITGAEGLAEIGSDGEGFAFDNELPRHPSWLAPHALANRPVTNGEWIEFIADQGYATPSLWLSDGWDWVRREGIGAPLYWRGQGGAWEHFTLAGWQPLDPHAPVTHISFYEADAFATWAGARLPTEQEWESAAQFRNPLSGVQLDRAGGVTPRAESKDGAFASLFGNVWEWTGSAYRPWPGYRPAAGAVGEYNGKFMSGQFVLKGGSCATPRGHVRASYRNFFHPHQRWQFTGLRLARSL, from the coding sequence ATGAGGGACCAGTCGGAAGCAGTCGCCGGATCGCGGGCACAAGGCGCGATTCTCGAACGCTTCCGCCGCACACGGGACCTCAGCCGCGATCTTGCCGACGGGCTGAACGAGGCGGACATGACGGTGCAGTCGATGCCCGACGCCTCGCCCGCCAAGTGGCATCTGGCGCATACGACGTGGTTCTTCGAAACCTTCCTGCTGCGCGATCAGGTGCCTGGCTATCGCCTGTTCGATGAACGCTGGCCGTTTTTGTTCAACAGCTATTACGAAGCCGAAGGCGCACGTATGGCCCGCCCCGAGCGCGGTCTGCTGACCCGCCCGACCGTAGCAGAAATGCTGGCCTACCGCGACCATGTGGACGAGGCCATGTCCGCCGCGCTGCCCCGGTTGATGGAGCGGCACGGCGAGCTTGTGGAACTGGGTATCCAACACGAACAGCAGCACCAAGAACTGCTGCTGACAGACATCAAGCACCTCTTCTCGCGCAATCCGCTTGGCCCTGCGGCCTACGCCGCAGCCGGTGACGGCGCTGCGGGCACAGACGTTCCGCTGCGCTGGATCACGGGCGCCGAGGGGCTGGCTGAAATCGGCAGCGACGGGGAAGGCTTCGCCTTTGACAACGAATTGCCGCGCCATCCCTCCTGGCTCGCACCCCATGCGCTGGCCAACCGGCCGGTGACCAATGGCGAGTGGATCGAATTCATCGCCGACCAAGGCTATGCAACCCCCTCGCTGTGGCTGTCGGACGGCTGGGACTGGGTGCGGCGTGAGGGCATTGGCGCCCCGCTATACTGGCGCGGACAGGGCGGCGCGTGGGAACATTTCACGCTGGCCGGATGGCAGCCGCTCGATCCCCACGCGCCTGTCACCCACATCTCGTTCTACGAAGCCGACGCTTTCGCGACATGGGCCGGTGCCCGCCTGCCGACCGAGCAGGAATGGGAATCCGCCGCCCAGTTCCGCAATCCGCTGAGCGGAGTCCAGCTGGACCGAGCAGGCGGTGTCACGCCGCGCGCCGAGAGCAAGGATGGCGCTTTCGCCTCGCTGTTCGGCAACGTGTGGGAATGGACCGGCTCGGCCTATCGCCCCTGGCCCGGTTACCGCCCGGCGGCCGGCGCGGTGGGCGAATACAATGGCAAGTTCATGTCCGGCCAGTTCGTGCTCAAGGGCGGTAGCTGCGCCACGCCGCGCGGCCATGTCCGCGCCTCGTACCGCAATTTCTTCCATCCTCATCAGCGTTGGCAGTTCACCGGCCTGCGCCTTGCAAGGAGCCTATAG
- a CDS encoding DUF3072 domain-containing protein: MSDELPNPKLDDHPGSNTEKDPSDWVSGDDPMTGAQASYLTTLCEEAGENLPPDDLSKAEASQRIDALKAKLGRD, encoded by the coding sequence ATGAGCGATGAACTGCCTAACCCGAAGCTGGATGATCACCCGGGATCAAATACCGAGAAGGACCCGTCGGACTGGGTGTCGGGCGATGACCCGATGACCGGCGCCCAGGCCTCCTATCTCACGACTTTGTGCGAGGAAGCAGGTGAGAACTTACCGCCCGACGACCTCAGCAAAGCAGAAGCGTCGCAGCGAATCGACGCGCTTAAAGCGAAGCTAGGACGGGACTGA
- a CDS encoding YHYH domain-containing protein, translating to MRIRGISLALVCVLAPFAADAHPGGLDAAGCHNNRKTGNYHCHRGSGGRGPAPSSRPQRALAGETYYPDCAVARAAGAAALRRGDPGYRAGLDRDNYGRACEYSR from the coding sequence ATGAGGATCAGGGGGATTTCATTGGCGCTGGTCTGTGTGCTGGCGCCGTTCGCGGCCGACGCCCATCCGGGCGGCCTCGATGCGGCAGGCTGTCATAACAACCGCAAGACCGGCAACTATCACTGCCATCGAGGCAGTGGAGGCCGCGGCCCGGCTCCTTCCTCGCGCCCGCAGCGAGCACTGGCGGGTGAAACCTATTACCCGGATTGCGCTGTTGCCCGGGCAGCCGGCGCCGCGGCGTTGCGACGGGGAGATCCCGGGTATCGTGCCGGACTCGACCGCGACAACTATGGCCGGGCTTGCGAATACTCGCGGTGA
- a CDS encoding hydrolase codes for MTIAAAPTATATPGNSLISPDNHALVLIDFQSQMAFATKSISAELLRNNAALISRGAKSFGVPTILTTVAEKSFSGPMFDEITDAFPGQELLDRTSMNTWEDAAVIAEINRIAKPRIVFAGLWTSVCIVGPVASAIDQGFEAYFIADACGDISDEAHEIAVQRMIQLGAVPMTSLQYLLELQRDWARTETYDSTTGIAKVWGGSYGLGIKYAKTMFGASEGAN; via the coding sequence ATGACCATCGCCGCCGCCCCGACCGCCACTGCAACCCCTGGCAACTCGCTGATTTCTCCTGACAATCACGCCCTTGTCCTGATCGATTTCCAATCGCAGATGGCCTTCGCCACCAAGTCCATCTCCGCCGAACTGCTCCGCAACAACGCTGCGCTCATCTCGCGCGGGGCGAAGTCGTTCGGCGTGCCCACCATCCTCACCACAGTTGCCGAGAAAAGCTTCTCCGGCCCGATGTTCGACGAGATCACCGATGCCTTCCCTGGCCAGGAACTGCTTGACCGTACTTCGATGAACACCTGGGAAGATGCTGCCGTGATCGCCGAGATCAACCGCATCGCCAAACCCCGCATTGTCTTCGCCGGTCTGTGGACTTCGGTGTGCATCGTCGGCCCGGTGGCATCGGCCATCGACCAGGGCTTCGAGGCCTACTTCATCGCCGATGCCTGCGGCGACATCTCGGACGAAGCGCATGAGATCGCCGTTCAGCGTATGATCCAGCTTGGCGCGGTGCCGATGACCTCGCTCCAGTACCTGCTCGAACTGCAGCGCGACTGGGCGCGTACCGAAACTTACGACAGCACCACCGGCATCGCCAAGGTCTGGGGTGGTTCCTACGGCCTGGGCATCAAATACGCCAAGACCATGTTTGGCGCTTCGGAAGGCGCAAACTGA
- a CDS encoding alginate export family protein, whose amino-acid sequence MALALAACLPTAAHAQTTEAWQAPTLTITRYDEDWSDLADADERADHWTGPFKYIPLGEIAGEDAWLSTGIELRARSENYDDNLWGGADAPDDGYVWLRAMPYADLHVGKLRAFVQPIAATSIGVAPSPGPVDETGIDLLQGFVEADLGPVTLRGGRQMLSLGTERLIGTRYGPNVPLAFDGLRANVRVGSAKISLLAVRPVQPGKGDFDDRTSSDKALWGAYAALPELDLYYLGYRNDAARWAARTGAETRHSLGARWHGARHNWHWNVEGVAQFGHFAGGRIRAWTLGTEVGRAFPDAPLAPDFTLRTNVVSGDTNRSDNRLGTFNALFPKGKYFGELSPVGPYNMINVNPSVGLQLAPTVSASIGAAAFWRYSRADGVYDIPGNLIRSAEDSRARFIGKEVEATVAWQASAELELSASISAFAPGAFIRETGSGKTIHMLGLESNFRF is encoded by the coding sequence CTGGCGCTCGCCCTCGCGGCCTGCCTGCCTACCGCTGCCCACGCGCAAACCACGGAAGCGTGGCAGGCCCCCACGCTCACCATCACCCGTTACGACGAAGACTGGTCCGACCTCGCCGACGCAGACGAGCGCGCGGATCACTGGACCGGCCCGTTCAAGTACATCCCCCTAGGCGAAATCGCGGGAGAGGACGCTTGGCTCTCCACCGGCATAGAACTGCGCGCCCGCAGCGAGAACTACGACGACAACCTGTGGGGCGGCGCCGATGCCCCCGACGACGGCTACGTATGGCTGCGCGCGATGCCCTATGCAGACCTCCACGTCGGCAAGCTTCGCGCCTTCGTCCAGCCGATCGCCGCGACCTCGATCGGCGTAGCGCCCTCCCCCGGCCCGGTGGACGAAACCGGCATCGACCTGCTGCAAGGGTTCGTCGAAGCCGATCTCGGCCCCGTCACCCTGCGCGGCGGCCGGCAGATGCTTTCGCTGGGCACGGAGCGGCTGATCGGCACGCGTTACGGCCCCAACGTACCCCTCGCGTTCGACGGACTGCGCGCTAACGTCAGGGTGGGTAGCGCCAAGATCAGCCTGCTCGCAGTGCGCCCGGTGCAGCCCGGCAAAGGCGATTTTGATGACCGCACCTCATCAGACAAGGCTTTGTGGGGCGCCTATGCCGCGCTGCCGGAACTGGACCTCTACTACCTCGGCTACCGCAACGACGCCGCCCGCTGGGCCGCCCGCACCGGCGCGGAAACCCGCCACAGCCTGGGCGCACGCTGGCACGGCGCCCGCCACAACTGGCACTGGAACGTCGAGGGCGTGGCGCAGTTCGGCCACTTCGCCGGCGGCCGCATCCGCGCCTGGACGCTGGGCACGGAAGTGGGCCGCGCCTTCCCGGACGCCCCGCTGGCCCCGGATTTCACCTTGCGCACCAACGTGGTGAGCGGCGACACCAACCGCTCCGACAACCGCCTCGGCACCTTCAACGCCCTGTTTCCCAAGGGAAAGTATTTCGGCGAACTCTCGCCGGTCGGGCCCTACAACATGATCAACGTCAACCCCTCGGTCGGCCTGCAACTGGCGCCCACCGTATCCGCCAGCATCGGCGCCGCCGCGTTCTGGCGCTACTCCCGCGCCGACGGGGTCTACGACATTCCCGGCAACCTGATCCGGAGTGCGGAAGACAGCCGCGCCCGCTTCATCGGCAAGGAAGTGGAAGCCACCGTAGCCTGGCAAGCCAGCGCCGAACTCGAACTCTCGGCCTCGATCTCCGCCTTCGCGCCGGGCGCCTTCATCCGTGAAACCGGCAGCGGCAAGACGATCCACATGCTCGGCCTGGAAAGCAATTTCCGCTTTTGA
- a CDS encoding DUF1427 family protein, with protein MKPYLLSLAAGLLVGVVYSFLGVRSPAPPMIALIGLLGILLGEQVMPLAKKVWAAEDVAHFVQTDCRQHVLGRLPGDKFPCRASTDKAEA; from the coding sequence ATGAAACCCTACCTTCTCTCTCTTGCCGCCGGGCTTTTGGTGGGCGTCGTTTACAGCTTCCTCGGGGTTCGTTCGCCCGCCCCGCCGATGATCGCATTGATCGGCCTGCTGGGCATCCTGCTGGGCGAACAGGTGATGCCGCTGGCAAAAAAAGTCTGGGCAGCCGAGGACGTCGCCCACTTCGTCCAGACCGACTGCCGCCAGCATGTGCTGGGCCGCCTGCCGGGTGACAAGTTCCCCTGCCGCGCCTCCACAGACAAGGCGGAAGCATGA
- a CDS encoding DoxX family protein, translated as MGTDNTPRFAISVLNFAPTGFLARLLLVSAYLVGGVTKLSDWPSALAEQAHFGMTPPALWAGLTIAVELIGSALILTGRLVWLGAGMLGVFTFLAALTANAFWAMPAGAERFAVTNAFFEHMGLVGGFILAAILSYRAKQSG; from the coding sequence ATGGGCACCGATAACACCCCCCGCTTCGCGATATCGGTGCTGAACTTCGCGCCGACGGGCTTCCTCGCCCGCCTCCTGCTGGTGAGCGCGTATCTCGTCGGCGGCGTGACCAAGCTGTCCGACTGGCCCTCGGCGCTGGCGGAACAGGCGCACTTCGGCATGACCCCGCCGGCCCTGTGGGCCGGGCTGACGATCGCGGTGGAGCTGATCGGCTCGGCTCTGATCCTGACGGGGCGACTGGTGTGGCTGGGCGCGGGAATGCTGGGCGTGTTCACGTTCCTCGCCGCGCTGACCGCCAATGCCTTCTGGGCCATGCCGGCAGGTGCGGAGCGCTTCGCCGTGACCAACGCCTTCTTCGAGCACATGGGCCTCGTCGGCGGCTTCATCCTCGCCGCGATCCTGAGCTACCGGGCCAAGCAAAGTGGCTGA